In Euphorbia lathyris chromosome 2, ddEupLath1.1, whole genome shotgun sequence, the sequence CGACAAATTCCCTCAGCGAAGTgtaatttctctgtttgatctctttTAGCTGTCTGTCCGTCACGTCCGCTGCTTTACAACCCAcaaactttgcacagaaatcacgactgtactgagtccagttgtgaatagattcggTGGGTAGAGATCGGaaccaatcggatgctgctCCACCCAAAGTGGTCAAGAACAAtcgacaaattatgctttcgcttgctcctgaaacatccattaactctctatagttcctgacatgcgcctcagggtcagaatttggatccccataataTTTAGGTATCATCGgtgcttttattctgtgatctggaataaattcccgcaacgatggggcaaaaggcgaatcactctgcactactgctctcgccctaggggtgtaccccattcgctccatcatgtttcgcagttgatcttccaattcagcattgggttcccgccgaacttcttccatccgctgctggtgaattctgggtgataTCCACCTACCATACTGTGTTGACACTTGTTCTCGTTGTGGGTCTAACCGTtgtccagttataggatcaaaattccaagtgtGCTCCCGCCCAGACATATTCGCTCCAGATGTCACCAACTCTGAATGTCTGTGAACAAAGGGCTCCGTTTGTTGTAGCGGAAAAATTCCTTGCATTCCTGACATCGGTTGGGATgcttgccaggtcggatggatcgtcatattAGGATCTTGGTACGAGTAGTCGCCTGGATTGCTATGTggtgtcatgcgactactctgacccacCCGATTTGTCTCTCGAGACGACTGCGGAAGCGTAGATACGGCAGGAATAGTTGATGGTTGTGTCGAGGTGACAACGGGTTCTTGAGGGGCAGCCGCTACGGCGGTATTGTGATCAGCAACTGCAGTtaataaactaatcattcgatctcccgCCATTTCGCTCATATTCGcagccaagacctgtcctgccatttgtacgaactcactattcgacatctccatctcagtttgcacttggacctccaataatggactcaactgTCCTGAAGGATTCGACGAGCTGGGTATCACAtgctgtgtactcgcaggctgcgaactcacagtccgtggacctcttgagttcatactagttgatctggttgtaactccggttgtacgtgatggttctgacatgttcttggtGTACCCTTAAccagatgttggtaaaaaaggtccacgttcaccgcaccaattgataacttgccgAATTTGATTGGATGATCCTCGTTGtaattacctgcaaaacaaaaccggagacaggatctccggaaaaactctccgacgatcaagtcagttttatatgGAATTTAGTAGATCGATAATCGTATAGAGGATTAAAAAATGCGAAGCTCCCTCTCTCCTAGCTTCCTTATCTCTTTTATAAGCACCTCCAGGTAACCGCCTTCGGCGGTTACTCCTCTTGTGCCACGTACCCCCACGTGGTCATATACGTGGTCCTTTATAATCGTTTCtctgagtgggtggtttagtgTCTTATTAGGATTTCGGGTGGTTAGCCCTTtcctttattaggagcccattcaacttgaaccgtgggcttaagttatcgtgggttgggcccgtgttttgAATTCGGTCCAATTGGCTTCGCGAATCATCATAGAGGTAATTTAGTTCGGTCCAATTCGGTTTAGTTCTGTTTTTGGACCGAACCTGACACCCCACCCTTAAAATAATGAGATAAAATGAACCGTTTAAATATAAAAGCACGTAGCCGCATTTAGTAGTTCCCAACGGCCAATACCATTCCACATCTTGAGCCCCTAAAGCCTATCATATAAAAAGAATCACACCTTTCCCTCTCCCCCATTTTCCCCTTTTCCTCTTTCACTCTCTTTTCCTAAACCAGACACAAAAATGGCGAACAAGTCTCCAATATTCCCCATGCCAGAACCTCAACATTTCAGCGACTATGGCTTCGATCCACAAATCAACTATTTTCAGGTACTCTAATTTATCACATTTCTTCAATTTAgtcctttcttctttctttctgtcACTGTAACTGAATCTTTCGGCAAAAGTTCTTAGAGGAAGCAAGGAATCACAAACGAGATACGACGTCGTTTAAGCCAATCGATTCTCTGCATTTCAAGCTCCAAAAACCGATATCCAAGGACGAATCGGGTCGGAAAACTCACAAGAAGAAACGGTGGTGGAAGAAAGCGTTCTTGTTCTTCAAATGGAAATGGATCCAACCTCATATTGAAGACGATGAAGAAGACGTTCACAGAGCTAGAGCTAGAGCTTTTCGCGGATCAATTTCGGGTCCGGTGTATATAACCGAGAGTAGAAGCGGGTCAAGTACTCCTTACCGGACAACAAACCGGCCGACATCAGGACCGATCGCCGGGAATCTGACGCCGGCGAGAAAGGGGGATTTGGAGATTCCGTATTTGAGTTTGAGACAGCTTAACATGGAGCAGCGGCAGGAGCAAAGGTTTTCGACTTCTTCTGCTAGGCCGATATATTTAGTGACGTAGATGAATAAATTAGAaagttttttagattttcaattTAGTCCTCCGGCTTTTGGGTTTTAGGATGTGACTGAACACTAACTTGTGCACATGGTTGATTatttaaagaaaaggaaatttATGGTATTGAAATGTGGGAaaatttgttttatatttttggaGGATATGGTTTATTTGATTATCCTCTTTTAATTTATGTTTATTGGTTGCTTTTATTTAATGATTTTCTGCAATTAATAGACTGCTCAGCTGAAGTAGtttgactatgccacttcactttattttatttttttaatgctCAAATTTTTATAATCTTGTTAggaatttatttgtttattgtaaataaataaataataccgTTGATGGATCTTAGGAGGAGTCACGTTATATTTAAATTGGAATTGATTAAATCCACGTGAGGAACCAAACTACTAAGATGGCAGTAgcgtaaataaaatataatggtAAAACAGTAAATTgatgaattttcagttttatcctTGTTCCTGAACTTGACGAGTAAGTCTTCTCCTCTTCATCCACGCTCTGCGTCTTTAGACTCACGCTCCGCGTGAGTGGCATTCTGCCCCTGTCCACTAAAATGAGCGATCTTCCTCTCTCCAAGCAACTCTTCACGCTCTGCGCGGTTAAACTCACGCTCTGCGTGAATAGCCCTCTACCCTTGATCATCCAAAACCGATCCTTTCCCCAGTCTAGCAATGGATCCACACGGAGCGTGATACATCTGACACTCCGCGTGAATAACGGTAAGTCCCGCACTTCCTTCAACTCCCACATCGGTGCTGCCCCCAACATAATTGTAGTTtgctttgttaaaaacaaaatctTTTAGTTTGACATTCGAAAAATGATCATTTGTTTCTTTTTTAGGAATAGAATTTCATCCTTGGAATTCAAAGTGAAAAGTGGGAAAAtattctcaaaattaaaattttaatttgaggTCATTAGCAATTATTATTagtgtcaaactaaaaaaatcttTTTTAGCAAAACGATGAAACTCGGTCctttttttatcataaaaaaagATTCACATACATATATTTTACAATTCGTGTAActacacatatatattttttttaattacccatGAAATAATTGAGAGTTTAATGTAGTAAATTGAATcaatttaaatattatattcaaAATCAGCTCGTCTTAAAAATACGGGATGTGATGTAAAAATACCCTCAATGTTAATAATCGTGAGCAACTTTAACCTTTACCACCCCACTCTGTAGAGAAAGCTTTTCTCCCTCTTTTTTAGGCTCTTTAATTTGGCTggattttactcctaatgttggcAGGAAAAAGCAAATTAACCTATAATTTGGCAAGTTGGGTgagtttgaaaaataatttatcaaattgtatTTTTCAATCATGAATATAGTCATCAACACTTTACATTTGCGCAATTTTATTGCTGCTTAGTAATAGATAACAAACATAAATATATGAATAAATGtgaaaaaattttaaaaagatatatttttgtatgagtttgacaaaaaaaatcgATTATTTcgttgaatttaaaaatattaatcttcaattttattattaaatcataaaaaaaaattgaaatatttttttagaccTAACTGATATGTAATGTAACTAGtacaaaataaggaacaaaatatatgcatgttttataataattattaaaatggacgcaacattaaaagtaaaattattcctgaATGTTCGTGATGAAAAATTAAGAATCCATATAAGATGTTATTCACATGATGTCACTACacatctctttttttttagacTTAATACTCACTTGCCCTCTAAACTTGTCAAAAAGCTTGGTTGTCCTTGTGAGCTTTAAAAGTGTCATGATAGCTctatcaacttgcataaaatgtttagttaacATTCTGAATTTGCGTAaattataatcaattaatcactcgattgcaaaaaaaaaaaaaaaaaaagtgagttGCGTATAGAAGATGTGTTGCACacgtcttagaatgttattacatcaTTCAtagaatagataaaaaaaatgaagttattatttgctcaactataaaactgtATTGTCTATTATTCGAACTGCATACCTCGATCTtagtcattttatttttttaaagacaCGTACAATAaatctttcgcatttaacttactctTTCGTTTTTTAgtagaaatatttttgggataATTACTATTGTTTTTAGAGAAATGTAAATTTATcctttaacatctaaaatagtaaaattttgCCTCCAAAtgtttcaaaataaaattaagtttattcTTAAGTAGCATAAAATTTAAACGGACTGATTTGATAACCAGGGCCGATCTTGAGGTTTTAGAGGCTCAAGGGCGAGTTACTAATTGGGGcctaataaataagtacaaataagaaataaaatagaaaagtcAATTGTATAAAAGAATATTACTTAAAaggcattttttttattacatttaataaacaatctaataaaaacattttacaTTCCTTTGAGTACCCaattttttagacaaaataatGTCTATGAACATTTCTAAATGCAAAATCTTCATATTTAATTGATTATGAAATAGTTATAGTAGATTCTATGATCTACAGGACACAAAATAtgataacagaaaaatgaaaaattaaatatgaaaatcatatcACTTGACAGACTTTAGCGGCTAAGTTCTTaaaattggaagattttgatgTGTTTCTCCCAGATTGTTTCTGAAGACCAAGTAAATCAGAATCTGATAGAGTTTTGCAAAACCAGGAgagataaattagaaattttgttaGGAATAATGGGTGAGAGAGATAATTATGGAAAAAAAATCTGAGATAAATTAAAGAATTGatatttttattaagaaatTTGGAAACACTACTTAGTAACTGATGTCCATGTTTTTaatcaaatataatttttttgaatttaatctaatgccaagatttttaatttggaaagaattttATGACAATATTTTGAATCaaagtatattttctttttaaatttaatcaagtaTAGTTTAAAAGCCTATGATAGTACCACACATTACTATAATTGGGCCCCTTTCATCCATGGATCCTGGACAGGCGCTCCTCATACCCATGCTTAGAGACGGGCCTGTTGATAACTCCGCTAAATTTATATTGATCGTGTTTCTAGTAGAACATtaactaaatatttatattagttgAGATTTCAGCCAATTTTATTAGAAGGTAAATATTAAAACCGAAAATTTTATTTGAATCAAACTTAAAATTTGATttgtaattttaaaattataaaaaaaaggttaaaattttggatgtattaaacctaaatttaataaataaaaacaaaagataaattAATGGCCGCCGCAACTGTATACAATGGCCTGTTCCCGCACGGCAATGCAATGCAATGTATAAGTGACAAGTGTCCTAGTACTAGCCATAGGATcagcaaaaaataaatatttcagTCAAATTGATATTGAATGGGAATTAAATTAATTGTTCCATTGTTTTAGacatttaattattttcataagaAATGTACAGGATAATTACCAAAAGTAAATGTCCAGGATATCACTTTATTTTCAAGAGCCGTGTTTGAAAATTTAAATTTGAAGATATAcaatttaattcagttttacttttggaataaaaataaaaaaaacttcaattttgtatgttataaataaaattatattcctgattaaaaaaactatattgtgaaaattttaaaattatcaCGATTCTATATAAAGTAAATTTATTTTACATGCaaccaaaattataaaaaatattagacGTTAGTCGAATGGATATAACTTTTAAGAATTAAtgagatttatattttttatttctaataatcaaattatttataaattcattaaaatatgtattatacttcTAAAAAAATATGTGTTATACTATgaaagaaataataatatatatctttaaaaatatgtaaatatcaatatttcaataaaatattatggaattttaaaaacataatagaaatattattaaaataactcaaataaataaaatataatgtttataAGTAATAGAATTCATTAAAAATTATGAAACAATATCCTTAAAGTCAATCGTATAGTGAAAATAAGTagaaaacaaaatcaaaataaaataactggaaataataaatacaattcataaataataatacaataatattaaaaaatagattataataaataaaaatattaataataaaaaatattttgtttatCGTTATTTACAGTGTTTAAAAGGCTGAAAATTGCCTAAAGACGAAAGAAGTGCTTAGATAAATTAATTGGAAAAATAAAGATGAGTATTTAATTTCGAGGCGTGGTCTAAGCATGGCCTAAACAATCTAGACAACCTGGCGTGTATATAATTACTAaataatttagggtaaattatatctataatcactgaactttatattttttaacattgGTGGTCAGTctacgtctcaaaacgaccgttgacagttttaaaataaaaaattcaaagagttaatgatattctaatgaactttaattcttcaaacttttcattttcatgtcatttatgtgttatttggttaggaaagagtgaatttttagagagagaaagctccaacatggtaattttgaaaaattaaaaaggcATAAAACATCATTAGGCCCCggtctttcattttttggttcattaaacctttgatcttttatttggatatattaagcctctgatcttttattttttgtgtcattaagcccttgatgaccaaattagtaagttgtgaatatgtaattctgttaaaaagacgttattaacttcatatgtatttgaaattattaaaatatatattttttacagtttgaattaatgTTTTTATAGAATTATTAGTTTTCTTATAACCAAATCACACATCCAAACTGTTTCAAACattgaaaaaatacaaattttgaatTCAGTCGCAATGAATAACAGTCCGTCaaccgaattttatgttcaaaattacttttttggTCATCAAGTGCTtgatgagaccaaaaataaaaaatcaatggcttaatgtatccaaataaaagatcaatggctcaatgaactaaaaaatgaaagatccaTGAGTTTTataatgctttttgccaaataaaaaatggggtttcatagtaaatatcgctatgaacaactttaattcttaaatattttcattttaaagtcGCTAATAGTCATTTTTAacagttaattaaaattgagtgactaccgacaatattaaaaaaaaagtgtaaaattcaataaCCATCCATATCactaagaattgaagttcaatggccatcgtATTTCGATTGCcataaatgtaatttacccatttatttatattttttatttgaaagatATGGACAAATCTTTTACGAAAGGAAATGAAATGACCATCTGaatattgggtaaattacacctatggccattgaactttactaattttcacattatgaccactcaacttcatttcttttcggtatggtcactgaactttatattttttaataccggtggccattcaattttaactaacttctcaaaattaccGTTAGCGattgttaacgacctcaaaatgaaaatattcaagaattaaagttgttcagaacgaaatttaccatgaaaccacattttttatttcgaaaattacattttttggagctttctctctctaaaaattcactttctctctcctaaccaaacaacacctaaataatctcaacacgaaaattttcaagaattaaagttccttaaaatatcattagcgctttggattttttatttttagttatcaatggtcgttttgagacgttaagtggccaccggtgttaaaaagtgtaaagttcagtgaccataccgGGAAGCAATGAAGTTCAATGGCTGTAATGTAAAAATAAGTAAacttcagtggccatgggtgtaatttaccctctgAATATTTGATggaaaaattgaattttaattggatttgaattaaaaacaaaaaaaaagttatagtCGAGTCAGTTTCATTGAAAACAAAAGACATGCTAAGCTCCAAAACAAGGTGCGGCGGCCACCATGTGCACATGCTTCTCTTCACTGCCAACATCACATTCCCAAATCCCGCCCCTCCACAACTCCTTTTAACAAATGACGAATACAAGATTATTTAGTTTGGagaccgattttacacgtgcatttggaaatttttattttttgttaaatcgaacctatatatttatttttgggtatatatacgtgttataatatGAATGGTCaagaattaattttaagtattaatatacgatttctcaaaattaagctacatTTCGTTTAAcagtcctaacatgtaaaaaaatttagatttagggAAGGttgaacatataaaaaaattaaaaaaaatgatttcatattGCTTGCCaggccaaaataaaattaataatttgaatttaGCGACttgaaaaaattagaaattttgatTTAGGTAGTacctttttttttggttcgtaaGTGTATCCACCGCCGACAGCAGTGGCTATTCACTTTCGCAGATGGTTTGCACCTCTATGGGTGGGACTGCTGGCCACGGAAATGATTTAGGTAGTacctaataggtccaaaatattgaaaatttgaattttggacaagtcTAACACGTAatgtaatatatttacttttttttattagttcaatgctagtttctaaaaaaaattataacatttttatatttttagtttcaaaatttaatttagaaagtTGTTTGAgtttcaaaaataagaaattattttttttagtcgaaaagacataataaaaatgaattcaaaagtgttatgaaaataaataaattaattaataatggtaacatagttttataattattgaaaaataaaatttaaataaattgaggttGAACCTAGTACCTTCTAAAAAAGTAGGTgtttttaaccatctcatctacctttaaataataaaatattactaattGAGATTGGAGCTGAAACTACTCGTTACCATGGTGGTTCCTATCTCCGCCCCTGCCTCTATACCTCTTACCTTCTTTAAAATGCTGTTATTTGATGATAAGAAGTAAATTGCATTTAAAAAGTGTATTGTATACGTtttgaaaaagtaaaacaatcggATATAGATTCTAAATTCAGAGAGGAAATATTCTATACTTGACATCTGTTTTTATATGTTTCAATTTATTCTGTAAATTATTTAATCATATGTTAAGACACGTGCAACACACTTTCCATATGCAATTTGCTTCTTTGCTACCGAGTGATTAATTTACAGCATTTTAAGATAGTGAAGGAGCTATGGAAACATTTTAAACAAGGTAATGAGACTATGCGAACACTTTAAAAGTAAAGAGGGCAATCAAAATTTTACGGACAAGTGAAATGACACctaatatattaaaatgaaCTTTCTCTTTCTCATTTATTCCATTCTCTTTCACTAATTTCAATATCTCTCATTCATTTCAAGTaagttctttttctttttaatatagtccatttatataaaatgaaatttttgcTAGAATAATGCTCTTTCATAGCATTATTCCTTTCAAATAGTCCGGTTAAAAATTATTCTCTGAGTAGTGCTGAGTTAAAATGGGTGAAGTCGAACGAACTTCATTCGATTTTAAACTGTAAAGAAATCAGATGAAGTTCATCATACTTCTTTACAAAAAGTATCATCCAATTTAAAAATTtctcaaaacactttatttacGATATCTAATCATTGTCTTTGCAAAGAAGTCGGATGAAGTTCGTCCGACTTCTTTAcatttttgattaattattagttGCAAAGAAGTTGGATGAATTTTATCCGACTTCTTAACAATTTTAAAATCAGACAAACTTCGTTCCATTTTAGTCTAGTTGCTCAGCATTAtctaagaaataatttttaaCCGGAATGTTTGAAAGGAATAATGCTCGTTTGGAGcattattttgagaaaaaatCCTCTAAAATGTAGTGTGTATAATAGGTCgattggattttttttcaatGGACAGTTACGACAATTACTTTtacaaatattatttttcaaCATTTATCAAATCATTAAACTTCACAAATAATTTAAGATATAGAAAATATGttatattttgataacactagtgaaacttctgatcggatcacgtccctgtgaggcgccgttgggatcggtcggggacactccgatgccaaagtcagtaacaaatatggagaataaactgaatggacaaagcttagcgaagagtaagtatgagtgaatgtaccttgatagcctagacgtgggctatttatagtagatggatttgtaacttctaggtaactagagagtctccattaatgctcatttaatggcggttacaagttactcttaacctggcgggttaagactattaatgactcatttaatgatcattatggccgagttgacgcttagccgttacttaagtaaatggagagattcgccttagagatccgccagcggatctcttagagctaacccagggggatccgccaggcggcttcctatgccacatggcatacttgaggcgattatctcttttggtccttgcgataatatcccgatgttatcagaagcccccccaaaatgcctttaaagtcctttagggcttttagacttctgcgcgccgtcaCACGTTTccgcattaatgagcactctgttcgaggTTCTTTGATGGTTGACACGTGTAATCACACTGCCCTAGGAGCGTTTTAAAAAGCCGTCTTCTTTCTCCGGAGTTCTCTTTCTCCCTTGCTTTCCATTTTCTTCTGCTTTTCGGAGCTTTTTCTCAGAAACCTCAAGCTTCTGCGTTTCCAtgtaagtgttctttatatcattttttgaaTGTTTGGAAGTTCATCTCCGTCTTCGGGGTCAACTtcataactttttaatttgccaTCTTCTCCTCgcattgaagtagattttagttggtcCTCGTCTTCGTCGGAGGATTCCCAATCTCTCGCCGGAGAAATTAATTCCGGTTTagctgagttcaataactcggcgcGGAGCCATTATCGAACTCATTCTTCTGGAAACCCTTCTTTTCCTTCTAGTTTCGCTCCGGCCGGTGCCCGTAACCGGTTTCTGGGTTCAATGGCTTCTTCTTCCGTTCCTGTTAGGAAGAAGAAACCTCGAGCAGAATCCACTTCGTCtcgcatgagtgccgcggatttggcgaacctatcggatcgctttccgtggattaaAAACTACGAAACCCAACTCCCTGCTTCACATCAACGCCCTTCCAATCCGCCGACAGgcttttttactgttttttatAGTCATGttgagagagggtttcgccttcctcttcccaagatgttggcggatatcctctcgtATTTTGACATCGCTGTCAGCCAACTACATCCTAATGGTTGGCTTGATATGGCCTTGGATTGTTATCTGGCGTCGAATTTAGGCGTAGCGTATAATGGCCGTATCTTCAGAGCCCTTCATAAACCTTCTAAGAGGAAGTCAGAGTCCTATCTTACATTCGCCAAATTTGGTGTTTATTCGCCCTTCTACCACAAAATGTCTAACGTGCACagctgggatgagagtttcttctatgtgaGGATAAAGGAGGACGAGCCATTGGACTTTCCTTTAGTCTGGAACTCTCATCCACTACACATGGCGGGAGACATGCGAATCTTAACGCTTGGTGATGAGactgtggcggatctcatgaagcaaaTTAAGGTGGATGCCTGGACCTATgaggatgccttagccttcatgatgagcgacgTTCCTTTGATCCACCGAGTGGAGGATCAAATTGTTTACTCGAAAATAActcaatttgatcaaggtatcttatttatttttggagctttaatttattttgatatcttCTTTTGGCAGGGCTGCATCTAAGGCAAATCGTGCTTTTTCAGAGACGCGCAGGCAGTTTCGAGAAGAGGAAGCCCGCAAGAAAAATCAAGAGGCTATCCCTCAAACTGATACGGGCAAACGCCCTATGGAGACGACTGCTGACCCGCCACTaaagaagaggcggcccaatACCGTTGGGAGTACCAAGATAATGGCGGATGCCATTAAATCTGCCAAGACTTCTGAAAAAACTGTTCAGGTAATGCATCTCTTAATTCTTTTTCCTACTCGTCGGATTTTGAAGTGGCGTATGGTCTTTCTTACTTGTGCAGACGGTGAAGCCCAGTACTGGCGAGTCTTGGTCCGCCAAGTTTGCTGGACGAACTTTCGAGGATGAATCACTTTTGAATAACCTGGACGAAGCTCTAGGACAAGTAGGAGAAGTACAAAGGGGCTATGACCAAATCCCCGGATCGATCCACGTCCAAAAGGGAAAATCGGAGCTTCTTTCAGTAAGTTTTTGGAAGAGTGTGATGATTTCTTTGTTTCTGCTTTTTGACTAACTTATTTTGCTTTTCTCAGCTGTACGCCCGCCTACGTACCTTGGAGAACGGGCTGCTTCAGGATAGGGCTACTGTTGAGAAGCTGGAGAAAGAGTTGGCAAATGCCAATTCTTCTTTTGCCGTCGCCAATGCCAACCTTGCTTCTGCTAATGCGAACTTGGCCTCTGCCACAGCTGCTTTGATTCTCCGAGACGAGGAGATACAGAAGCTAAAGGCAAAGATAGCCTCCGATGCTAAAAATCATGAAGATGCTCTCGGGGAGGCGGAATACACGGCAGGCGAACAAGCATTCTTTTAtggagagatgcttatggcgtacttctccttaGCTCATCCCGGaatcgatttcacagatcctgaGTTCGCCGTTCCTGAGCCGGAGGATGTGGCGAGGTTCAAGAAGATGCCTGATGCCAAGGTGTATCTCCGCGATTATGTAAGAAGATGGATGAAAGGAACCTTGCCTGAGGCTAAGCCTTCTACCATAGTTGTGGAGGATGATCCTCAGGAGATACCGTCTAAGGCTGATTCAGAACCAAAAGGGGACAAGGAGGTATCTCTTGGTGGCGAATCTACAACTGTGGAGAAAAAGGATCCTCTGGTGAGCCCTGCGGGTGAGGGAAGCGCAAAAGGGGATGCCCCTGCTATCATTTAGTTTTTGTTTGTATAAGTTTTTGTAAAAACCAGTATGATTCCAAACATTGCTATTTAATTCACTTTTACACTTTGTGCCCGATAGTGTTTTGAATGTGAATATGTTCaggatttttgtttgaagtaggtggccagccatacttcaccgtatgaacctttgtgaaggtttgaagctgttctattcctccttagaggaagta encodes:
- the LOC136216883 gene encoding uncharacterized protein — encoded protein: MANKSPIFPMPEPQHFSDYGFDPQINYFQFLEEARNHKRDTTSFKPIDSLHFKLQKPISKDESGRKTHKKKRWWKKAFLFFKWKWIQPHIEDDEEDVHRARARAFRGSISGPVYITESRSGSSTPYRTTNRPTSGPIAGNLTPARKGDLEIPYLSLRQLNMEQRQEQRFSTSSARPIYLVT